The DNA sequence CATGCTCGCCGCCTATCTGTTCCTGCGTGGCCATGACCTGCCGGGTGGCGGCTTTGCCGCCGGCATCGCCATGTCAATCGGCTTCATCCTGCAATACATGTCCGGCGGTACCCGCTGGGTCGAAGAGCGGCTGCGCATCCATCCGCTGCGCTGGATGAGCATCGGGCTGCTGGTCGCCGCGACCACCGGCATCGGCTCCTGGCTCTTCGGCTATCCGTTCCTCACCTCGCATGCGCAATACGTGACGCTGCCGATCGTCGGGAAGTTCCCGCTGGCGAGTGCGCTGTTCTTCGATCTCGGCGTGTTCTCGCTGGTGCTCGGCGCAACGGTGCTGATCCTCATCGCGCTCGCCCACCAGTCGATCCGCGCGCCGCGCGCCCATGCCCGCGCCATGCGGAGCGGAAAGGAGGCCCGCTAATGGAGATCATTCTTTCTGCCGCGATCGGCGTTCTGACCGCATCCGGCGTCTACCTGCTGCTGCGCCCGCGAACCTATCAGGTGATCATCGGCCTCTCGCTGCTCTCCTATGCGGTCAACCTCTTCATCTTCGGCATGGGGCGCCTTCGCGTGAATGCGCCGCCGGTGCTGGAACCCGGTGGCGTCGGCGATCTCAGCCGCTTCACCGACCCGGTGCCTCAGGCGCTCGTCCTGACAGCGATCGTCATCGGCTTCGCCATGACCGCGCTCTTCCTCGTCGTGCTGCTGGCCTCGCGCGGCTTCACCGGCACGGACCACGTCGACGGCCGGGAGCAGCGCCATGACTAACTGGATGCATCACCTGCTGATC is a window from the Ensifer adhaerens genome containing:
- a CDS encoding Na+/H+ antiporter subunit C; this translates as MEIILSAAIGVLTASGVYLLLRPRTYQVIIGLSLLSYAVNLFIFGMGRLRVNAPPVLEPGGVGDLSRFTDPVPQALVLTAIVIGFAMTALFLVVLLASRGFTGTDHVDGREQRHD